Part of the Aggregatilinea lenta genome, GAGGTAGCTCGTCGTCACAATAATTTCTTCCGGATCGGCGTGGTAGGTGACGCCAGGCAGCGCGGGCAGATCCGCGACTGTGACCATGTCGCCGACTTCCTTCAGATCGTCGATATTCACTTCAATCGACGCGGGCAGGTTACCCGGCAGGCACTCGACCGTAATCGAGGTCTTCTCATGCGTATAAGCGCCGCCAGCATCTTCCAGCGCCGCGCCCTCGCCCACCAGCGAAATTGGGATCTCAGTACGAATGACCACGTCCATACGGACGCGATAGAAGTCGAGGTGCAGGACGTCACCGCGCACCGGACGGCGCTGGACGTTGCGAACGAGCACGTTAAAGGTGTCGCCCTCGACATCCAGGTTAATCAACTGCGAGCCACCGGCCTGCCGCAGCTTCGGGCGCAGTTCGAGCCAGTCGACCGTCAGCGACAGCGGTTCGAAGCCGGGACCATAAAGCACCGCCGGGATCTTGCCCTCGCTGCGCAGGTGACGCACATGCTTGCCAGTGATTTCACGCTTGGTCGCTTGAAGGTTAATGGTTTCAGCCATCGATACGTTCTCCTCATTCTCGCAGGACCGGCTGGCTGCTCTCAGCGACCGCCACCGCCTGTTGACTCTTTGTCGCGCACGTCTTCGGAAAGAAAATAAGCAGGCCCGCACGCCGGACTGCCCGCCTATCAAGGCTCCCAGCTCCCGGCACGCAGCGCCAGCAGTTGCATTATCAGCGGGGGCAATTGTAGCTAAGGGACCGCTCAGCGTCAATGGTTGATCGGCAGCGATGGGGAGGAACATATTGTTACCACCGGGCCTACAGACGGCGAACCGCGCCGGTACCGCCGGGGCATCCACCAAATCCACGCGTTTACCGCCCTATTTATACCTGGCACGACCGCCGGGCAGCCCCCCGCAATCGAAATCCAACCGGCTGCCTGACAACTCTCGACGGGCCGCGGCACGCCTCTTATAATACCGTCCTGATGGTTCCGCAACCGCCGCACTGCGAGGGTTCTGCCCATGACTTACCGCGACGCCCTCTCCCCCACACTGCGACGCGCGATGCTGGCCGCGATCCTGGCCGTGGGCGCGTGGCTGCGCTTCCAGCACCTGGGCGCGATCGAGTACAACGTCGATCAGGCGTACCCGGTCTGGCAGGCGATCCGCACCCTGCGCGAGGGCGCGCTGCCGCTGGTCGGCCAGGGCACGTCGGTGCTGTTCGCCAATCCCCCACTGACGGGTTACCTCTATATTCCGGTGATCGCCCTGTTCCGCGCGCCGATTGCGGCCTACGTCTTCACACTGATCCTGAACACGTTTGCGATCTGGCTGGCCTACCGCGCGCTCGAGCGGCTGCTTGGCCCGCGCGCGGCGCTGGTTGGCGCGGCGCTGTTCGCGGTCAACCCGTGGATCGTTGAGGACAGCCGCCGCACCTGGGTCCAGGCTCTCGCGCCGTTTTTCGTGTGCCTGATTTTCTGGGCGCTGGCTCCCGTCCTGACGCAGCAGACGCGCCGCCCATTTCGCCTGACGCTGATCGCGCTGCTGGCCTTCGCGATTTTCGCCCACAGCTATCTGCTGGCCTATGCGCTCGGCGCACCGATTGCCGTGCTGCTGCTGATCTTCCGGCGGCGCATACCGTGGCGCGCGGTGATGCTCGGCGGCACGGTCTTCGCGCTGCTGGTAGCGCTTTATGCGGTCGGGTTGGCGCGGCAGTGGGACGACACGCAGCGCCGCGCGGAAGACTTCGCAGGCGGCGGTGCATCCCTCAGCGCGGAGGCGCTCGACCACGCGCTGCGGTTGGTCAGCGGGTGGAATTACGCCGCCGTACGCGGCCAGGACGCCCCGGCGGGTGACGCGGGTCTGCGCGACGGTCTGGACGACATCCCGTTCGTGCTGTGGACCGCCGCCGTGATCGCGGGCGCGGTGATGGCGATCCGCGCGCTGGTCCGGCGCGACGCAACCGCTCCGCCCGGTCTGCCCGCCCCGCAGGACGCCGCGCTCCTGCTGCTGGTGTGGTTCGCGCTGCCCGTGCTGATGATGAGTAACGTATCGCAGCGCGTGCACCCGTTTTACCTGCTGCTGACCGTACCCGCCGGGCACGGATTGGCAGCGTGGGGCGTGCGCCCGCTGCTGAATCGTCGCGGTCCGGCGCTGCTGGTCGCGGCGGCAGTCATTGGAACAGGCGCTATCGGCGGGTTGAACGCGGTGCGCTTCGCGCAGGACTCGGCAGCGCATCCCGGTGAGGACGTGCCCACCCTGCCTCTGGCCGAAGCGAGCCACCTTGGCAACCGTCTGCGCGATGCCTGGGAACCGGGCATAGCGGTGTACGGCGACGTCGATCCGTGGACGCCCGGCACACTCATCGGGGAGCCGGTGCGCGTGGAACGCATCGTACAGCACGACCGCGCCATGCTGATTCCGCCCGCTGGCGGGTTGTACCTCGGCTTCCGCGCGGATGGCGATATGCTGCCGGTCGAGCCGCTTGTCGGAGAGCGGACAGGCGATCCGCTCGTGCTGCGCGACGGCGTGCAAATCGACCTGTGGCGCGCCACGCCGGAGGACGCCACGCCCGATCACGCGGCAGACGCGCCCTCGGACATCGGCGCGCGGCTGGTCGGTTGGTCGCTGGATGGCGATCTCGCACCGGGCGCTCACGTCACGCTGACCCTGGCGTGGCGGATCGACTCGGTCGAGCCGGATCGCGGCGTGTGGGCCTTTGGCCCCTACGCGCACGTCTCGGACGCGAACAGCGCGCAGGTCGTCAACACGGGCGGCGCGGTGATCCCCGGCGTCATGTGGAAGCTGGACGATCTCATGCTGCACCGCTTTTCGTTCGACATCCCGGCAGATGCGCAGGGTCCACTGGTGCTGGACGTGGGTCTCTACGACAGCGTGCGCGGCGTCAACGCGATCTTCGAGACGCGCGGTCCGGACGGCAGCGTGCGGTACGGCGCGGACGTCCGGCTGGAAGGCAGCAACTAGCGAAAAAGCAAAGCACGGCACCCTGTTGAGTTGCCCTTGTCAGAGCGAGGCTTAGCGCAAATACGCCCCTACAGTCCGGCTCTTTCGGGCGGAGCAATGCTCTTTAACGTTTAAATCCCAAAACCAGGGCGGGTTAATCCGCCCCCACAAAACCCAGTTGGGTGCTGCCTGTCTCCCCTCTCCAACCCAGATTGGAGAGGGGCCGGGGGTGAGGTCGCGGTTGCTTTTGCCTTTCGCTCTTGGCTAACCGCCGATCGCTAACCGCTGACTTTGGTCGTGTTGACAAGGATCGCCCGCTTCAGGATAATCGCGCACATGACGAAACGACACACGCTCCTCGCCCTGGTTCTGCTCGCGGTCGCATTCAGCGGCGCGGGCTGCAATTTTTCGCACAACGACAAGGTGATCGTGGTGACCGCCACGCCCAATCACCTGCTCGTCCCGCCCACCGGGGAGCCGACCGTGCCCTACGTCACGCCTACGCCGCACACGGTCCCCACGCCGACCACCCCGCCCCGCGAAGCGGTCGAGGACGCGAAGGCCGCGCTGCGCAACGGTGATTACGAAACCGCCGTCACGATGTACGAGGGCGTCCTGGCCGACGACACCGCTGAGGATGCGCTGCGCAGTTCGGCGGCGTATGGCCTGGGCGAAGCCGCCCTGCGCGAGGGTCTGTACCAGCGCGCGACCCTGGCACTGACCAAGTTCATCCGCGAGTTTCCCGACGATCCGCGTATTCCGCACGCCTACTTCCTGCGCGGCGACGCATACCAGGGCATCGGGGAATGGCAGTTTTCCATCGACGACTTCAACACCTACCTGGGGCTGCGCCCCGGCGTGATCGACAGCTACGCCTACGAGCGCATCGGGGACGCGTACCTCGCGCTCGAACAGCCGGAACAGGCGCTGACCACTTATGCCAAAGCCGCCGAAGCGACGCGCGCCCTCGCCCCACTCATGGCGCTGCGCGAGCGTGTGGCCGCCAGCTACCTCAACGCGGGCCAGCCGACGCTGGCGGTCCAGCAGTACGACGCGATCCTCGCCGAAGCGAACAACGCCGCCTATCGCGCCAGCATCGAGCTTCAGGCAGCACAGGTCGAGCTGGCGAACGGCGACATCGGCGGCGCGCACCAGCGCTTGCAGCGCATCGTGCGCGACTACCCCGACACCTACTCGGCCTACGGCGCGCTGCAAGCCCTGCTCGACGCGGGGCTGGCAATCGATTCGCTCCAGCAGGGTAGAATTTATTTCGCCAACGAGGACTATCAGGCCGCGATCCAGGCGTTCAACGACTACACCAGCGAAACCGGCGTCGCGCCGGCGGACGTGCTGCTGATGCTCGGCCAGGCCTACCGCGCGGTGGGCAATCCGCAGGCCGCGCTGACGACGTTCCAGACCGTGATCGACTATTACCCCGACGACACTGCGTTTGGCGATGCGTGGCTCGAACAGGGCCGCACGTTGTTCCAGAGTGGCGATACCGCCGGGGCAATCCAGAAATACAGCGCCCTGGCGACGCAGCATCCCGACGTGACGCAGGGTGCGGAGGCACTGTGGCGCGCGGGCTATCTCTACGGGCAGCAGGGCAACGTGGACAGCGCCCTGGCGACCTTCGACATCCTCGGCCAGATGTTCCCCGGCACGGAATGGGCACAGGACGGCCTGATCATGGGCGCGACGCTCGCCACCGGCCAGGGCGACACGGCCAGCGCCAGCCAGATGTACAGCCAGCTTGCCGCAACTGCCACCGGCGAAAATCAGGCGATGGGCTATTTGTGGGTCGGGCGGCTGTACCAGCAGGACGGCAAGGACGACCTCGCGCGGCAGGCGTATCAGGCCGCGGCAGCAGCCGATCCCGGCGGTTACTACAGCGTGCGGGCGGAAGACCTGCTCGCCGGGCGCGAGCCGTTTGCGCCGCCCGCCGACTTCACGCTGACCTTCGACGAAGGCACGGAGCTGGCCGCCGCCGAGGACTGGCTGCGTTCGACCTTTAGCATCACCCAGGAAGGCACGCTCTACACGCTCAGCGACACGCTCAAGGCCGATCCGCGCATGATCCGGGGCCAGGAGCTGCTGGCCGTCACCGCCTATTCGGACGCCGAAGAAGAACTCAGCGCCCTGCGCGAAGAGTACAACGACGATCCGCTGGCGCTGTACCAGCTTGCGATCTTCTTCCGCGACGAGAACCTGTACCGCCTCTCGATCGAAGCCGCCGCCCGGCTGATCACACTCGCGGAGGTGGACACGCTCAGCGTGCCGTCGGCCATCGCGCGGCTGCGCTATCCGGTCTACTACAGCGACCTCGTGCTGCCCGCCACCCAGGAATACAACCTCGACCCGCTGCTGGTCTTCGCGCTGATCCGGCAGGAGAGTTTATTCGAGGGCTTCGCCACGTCCTACGCCGCCGCCCAGGGCCTCATGCAGATCATTCCCGACACGGGCGAATGGATCGCGCTGCAGCTCGGCTGGCCGGACTACCAGAACAGCGACGTGTACCGTCCGTACATCAACGTGCACTTCGGCGCGTACTACCTGTCCTTCGTACTCGATCTGGTCGACAACGAGCCTTACGCCGCGCTAGCCGGGTACAACGGTGGGCCGAGCAACGCCGTCAACTGGCTGGGCATCTCCGGCCCGGACCTGGACCTGTTCGTGCAGACGATTGAGTACGACGAGACGCAGGCCTACGTGCGCCGCATCTACGAAAATTACAGCATCTACCGCGCGCTCTACGGCGCCGGGGACGCCACGCAGCCCAGCGGCTGATCGCGGCCCCCACCACCCCGGCCTTCGCGTGCCGCGCACTCGACTGGTCCCCGGTTTCCGCTTATACTCTTCATAGGCTGCGTCCCGCAAGATGCAGCCTATTTACGATCAATCCAACGCTCCCCGACAATTTAATTCGTCTCGTTCCAGAACGCGTCAGACGTACAAACGCCGTCCTGTTAAGATCTCACAAGCGCACTTTACTTTGGCTCAGCGGCGGGACGGACCGCCCTATTTGCACAAGGAGTCAGAATGATGCGAACGAAAACATTTTGGGCTGTGCTCAGCGTGGGGATGCTGGCCGGGGTGCTGGCGCTGACGGCGCTGCCGGTGGGCATCGCGGACGCGCGGCAGCAGGCATCGCCAACCCCCGGCGGGCTGGGTGGACTCGCCATCGCCACCGCAACGCCAATGGCGGCGGAGCCAACCGCGCAGTCGCCCGCAGAACCGACCACCGAACCATCTCAGGGCGGCACGCTGCTGCCGACCCTGGACGAGGCGAGTCTGGAAGCGCTGAACCTGGCCGCCGAAGACGTCCCGGCGCAGTTCGCGGCCAACCGCGAGGCCACCACCTACAGTCTGTCCGACCTGATCGAGCAGGTCCGGCCCGCGTCCGCCGAGCTGGCCGACACGATGCAGGCGCTGTCGGACGAATACGCGTGGTACACGTCGGTCGGGGTAGCCTACACAGCCTGCGAGCCGAGCATCCCCGTGTCGAAGATTTACAGCGAGATCGGGCAGCTCGGCAGCCCGGATCTGGCCCGCGCCTTCGTCGACGATCCGCGTCTGCCGATTGTGTACCAAACCGTGGGCTACACCACCGATCCGTCTGAACTGGCCGGGGTGCACGGCTGGCTGACCAGCATGTCCGTCCAGCCCACCTGCTTCGACGCCGAGACGGAATATAACCTGAACTTCGACTACCAGGGCCTGCTGATCAGCGCCTCGGTGGCAGTCAACAGCGCCACCGACATGGCCCTGGTGGAGGACCTGCTCAGCCAACTCGCGGCGATACTCGTCGCCAAGGTAGACGTGCTCGGCCAGGGCGGGTTCGCGCCGACTCCGGTTGGCCCGGTCGTCATGGAACCAACGGAGGCTCCACTGCCGACCGAAGCCGCACTGCCGACCACCGCGCCGGAACCAACCGAGGCCACCCAGCCGACGCCCAAGCCCACTACGAGCGGACTGCTGTTCGGCGCGACGGCCACTCCAGCCGGATCGAGCGGCGATGACGATGACATGGTACTCCAGCAGATCGACGCGGTGATGCCCACCATCGACGAGCTGGCGCTGCCGCAGCCGCCTTTTGTCCTCAACACGGAACTGACCGGCATTTCCACGGCGGACGAGCTGGTCGCGGATTTACAAAGCGTCGGGCTGACCGAGCTAGCGTCGGCGGTCCAGCAAGCCAACACAGCGAATAACCTGCTGGGCCAGGTCACTTATGTGTGGGGTACCGGGGATGAGTGCCCGTCCACAGCAGGACTGTCGGTCGAAAGCGACGTGGCGATGTTCGAGTCGGCGAAAAACGCGCAAGCGTATCTGGCCGACCCCGCGATCCGGCAGGCGTGGTTGAACACAGGGATCTTCCAGACCTACGACATCACCGACGGCACGGTCACCGCGCAGGGCACCATCACGAACCAGTGCGGCGAGGTGACGCTCTACGCGCAGGTGATTAGCTCGGGCCGCTTCAGCCTCACGGCGCTGGTCGTCGCCTATTCCACGGCCAGCGAAGTGGATATGCAGGGCGTGGTGGACTCACTGAACCAGTTTGTGCTGCAAAAGATGGACGCCGCCGGGATCGAGTAGGCAGAGAAACCGGGCTTCCCAGTCAGGGACATGCCCCCCATCCCGGCCCTTCCCCCGCAAGGAGGAAGGGAGAAAACCAGATTTTCAAGCCCTTCCCTCTTCACGGCGGAGGGGTTTGGGGTGGGGGCAGACTGCCTTTTGTGCTAACGCCCTTCGTCGCGCGGGACGGTGGGCGCGCCGTCGAGCTGCGCCGCCAGCGCCTCGGCACTCACCACCGGAGCCGCGCAGACGAAGTTCTCGCACACGTACGCGGCGGGCTGGCCGTCACGCAGAGTCCGCGTGCGCAGCAGCGCCGGGACCGCCGATGACCCCGCGTCACGCGGCGACAACGCGACCAGCGCCAGCGGGCGATACTTGCCGCGTACGATCCGCAGCATGGCGCTCATCGCCATGTCCTGCGGATCGCCGATCAGCGCGATCTCGACCGGGCGGCGCAGCCACAGGTCCAGCCCGATCAGCATCTGCCCGAACGCGGACGGGTACTCGTCCAGCGCCCCGCCGAGCGCGCGGTACACGGCCAGCGCCGCGTCTTCGTAGCGTGTCTCGCCCGTATAACCAGTCAGTCGCAGCAAGTCGTACGCGATCAGCCCGCTGCCAGACGGGATCACGTTGTCCTGCACGTTGCGCGGGCGCACGATCAGATCCTCGTGGTCGTCGCTGGTGTCGTAGAACCCGCCGTCATCCGCGCGGAAGTGCTCCATGACCACCCCGGCCAGCCGCTGCGCCTCGCCGAACCAGCGCGTGTCGAACGTGGTCTGGTACAGCTCCAGCAGCCCGTCGATCACCTGCGCGTAATCTTCCAGGTAGCCGTTCAGGTGGCTGATACCGCCCTTGTGCGTGCGGTAAAGCCGCCCGTCCGGGCTGACCATCTCGCCCAGCAAGAAGTTCGCGCTAGCATGCGCCACCTCGCGGTATTCGTCTCGGTCGAGCACGCGCGCGGCTTCCGCGAAGGCCGCCAGCGTCATGCCGTTCCACGCCGTCAGGATTTTATCGTCCCGGCCCGGATGCACGCGCGCCTTGCGCAGCGTATAGAGCACCGTCCTGGCGGCGGAGACGTCGTCGCGCATCCGCTCGACGGACAGGCCGTGCCGCACCGCGACGCGTTCCAACATGTCCGCCACGTGCAGAATGTTTTTGCCCTCAAAGTTACCGTCCGCCGTCACGCCCCAATACGCGAACAGCGCGTCCACGTTGTCCACCACGCCGTCGAGCGCCTTGCGCAGCTCGTCCGCGCTCCACACGTAGAACTTACCCTCCTCGCCCTCGGAGTCGGCATCCTGCGAGCTGTAAAAGCCGCCGCCGGGCGCGGTCATCTCGCGCAGGATCCAGTCCAGCGTGTCCTCGACCACCTCGCGCAGCGCCGGATCGCCGGAGACCTGCCACGCGTGCAGATACACGCGCGCCAGCAGCGCGTTGTCGTACAGCATCTTCTCAAAGTGCGGTACCAGCCATACCTCGTCCACGCTATAGCGATGGAAGCCCCCACCAAGCTGGTCGTAGAGGCCGCCTTGCGCCATCTTGCGCAGCGTCAGCAGCACCGCTTGCAGTGCCTGGTCGTTCCCGGTCGCATGGTGATAGCGCAGAAGGTATTCGAGATTGACCGGGTTCGGGAACTTGGGCTTGCCGCGTGACAGGCCGCCGTGCACCGGGTCCGCGCGCTGGATTTGGTTCAGCGCAGCGGCATCCAGAAGCTGATCGGAGAGGAAATCCGGCTCGACCGCCCCCCCTTCCAGCATGCCCCGGCTGAGGTCGCCGGACAGCGAGCGCGCCGCCTCTTCGACCTGCCGCCGCTTGTTGCGGTAGGCATCCAGCACGGCGGCCATGATCTGCTTGAAGCTCGCCATACCATAGCGCGGCTCCGGCGGGTAATACGTCCCGGCGTGGAACGGGTGCCCATCCGGCGTCAGAAAGACGGTCATCGGCCAGCCGCCCTGCCCCCGGTTGAAGATCAGCGTCGCCTGCATATAAATGTCGTCGAGGTCGGGGCGCTCTTCGCGGTCCACTTTGATGCTGACGAAGTTCTGGTTGATGAAGGCCGCGGTCGCCGGGTCCTCGAAGCTCTCGTGCGCCATGACGTGGCACCAGTGGCACGCCGAATAGCCGATACTCAGCAGGATCGGCCTGTCCTGGTCGCGCGCGGCCTGGAGCGCTTCCGGCCCCCAGGCGTACCAATCCACCGGGTTGTCCGCGTGCTGCAAGAGGTAGGGGCTGGTTTCGTGCTGCAAGCGGTTCGCCATGTGCGGTGCCTTTCCAACGATCGATTCGAGAACAAGCGTCCACGTACATTATAGTTTCGCGAAAATTGCAGAGGCAAAGGCCCGCCCAAAGCTACCCGTGCGCCCTAGCCCGGAAAGCCTCACGTGCACGCGACCAACCGCGCGCTTGACCTTGACAGAACATCCGTGCTATCCTGTTTCCCAGGGCGTACCCCCAGGGCGTATCTGTAGAGGAGCAACGTGCAACATGAATGCCGATGCCTTTCGCCATTTCTACGAGTACCACTTTACTCTGAACCGCAAACTGTGGGACACCCATATCACGTCCCTTCCCCAGAAACAGTTCACGCAGCCCGTCAGCTACTCGCAGGGGTCCGTACGAAACCAGATTGTTCATCTCATGAGCGCCGATGATTACTGGTTCAGCGGACTGCGGGGCGTCAGCAGGCCGGAGCCGCTCAATCCCGCTGACTTTGACGATCGGAACACTCTGCGCGCGGAGTGGGACACCATCGAGCAAAGGATGCGCGATTACCTCGCCACCGTGCGGGACGATATGTTGTTCGGAAGACCGTTCATGGATGGCGAAGACGGCGATCTTCCGTTGTGGATGGCGCTTCTCCACGTGGTGAATCACGGTACGGATCATCGCGCGCAGATTCTCAGGTTACTGAACGACTTGGGACTCAACACCGGGCCTCAAGATTACATCTTCTACATCTATGACGACCTGTAGCAGTGGCCTTGATAACAAGCGCGCCAGGACGGTTCTCCCATCCCGGCGCGGGGCCATCGAGCCAATTTTAATGCGCGTCTAGACCAGCTTGGCGTCCAGCGTGATCTCTTGCACAGCCGCCAGTGCCTGCGACACCGGGCACGCGGACTTCGTGGCATTCGCTGTGTCCTGGAACGTCAGGTTGTCGATGCCGGGCACGCTCGCCTCGGTCACCAGCTCGATCTTGGTGATCTTAAAGCCGCTCTCGACCTTGGTGAGATGCACTTTGGCCGTGGTCGAGATGCGCTCCGGCGGGAACCCCGCGCGGGCGAGTGCCCCAGCCAACGCCATCGAATAGCACCCCGCATGCGCCGCACCGATCAGTTCTTCCGGGTTGGTGCCGGGCGTTTCTTCAAAACGCGTGCCAAAGCTGTAGCTGCCTTCAAACGCGCCGCTGCCGAGGGCCATCGAGCCTTTGCCGCCGGTCAGGTCGCCTTGCCAGACTGCACTTGCGTTACGTACGGGCATATTGTTGTCTCCTTGCTGCGTTTACGCCGGACACGCCCATCTCGCGTACGCCGCGACACGGGCGCTCATTACGGATTTTAGCAGCAAGCCCGCCCATCGGCCCGGCTGTGCCCAGGCAAAACAAAACGCCGGGGGTGAAGGTTAACCCGGCGTCTTGTCGAAAAACACACAACCTGTCACGATTTGGAACAATTACCGTTCCCCACTCCGATGCGGCGCTTGCACAGCGTCCGGCCAGAATGGATAAGTCCCACAACACCACTGTCTCCGCTAGAGACCATTCCCCCACATACCAAAACAGCGCAGTGTGTTTTTCATCCCCCCTACGGTCACGCTCTCTTCCCACAGGCCAAGCCTGTCCCCCGTCGCGTGACTTGCATTGCAAGATGCTGGTTAAGCATCTGACATCATTCTAGAGGACCACGATCTACAGCCCGATCAAAAACTTATAAACAAAGTATAAAAAGCGGACTAACGCTTTTCTGCATTGCCCCGTCGTTCCCTCGTGCCGCGCGATCTCAGCTTAATTTTTCATCATAAACGTAAACGACCGTGTTCATGTTGACCCAGTTGTCCCACAACCATTTCGCGTCGCTAACGGTCAGGTTCACGCACCCGTGCGACCAGTAGTAGCCGAAGTTGTCGTGCCAGTAGACGCCATGCAGCGCCTCACGCCAGTTGAAGTACATGTGATAGGGCACCTGATCCAGCGCATAAAAATTGTCGCTGCCCGCCGCGCCCTCCATCGGCCCGACCTCCCAGAACAGCTCGACCTTCCACGTACCCGTATCGGTGCGCCAGCGTTCTTCGTCCATATCGCCGGTGGACACCAGCGCCGCCATGTACGGGTAATCGCCGGAATAGGCCACGAGGTTTTGCTCGTAGGTGCTCACGCCGACCCATTTCCCAGCGAACACGGTCGGCGGCGTGGGATGCACGATGCTCAAGTTCTTCTGGTTGGTCCACTGGTCGGGGCCGACGAGGTGCCAATCCCACTCGCCCACCTTCACTGTCGCGTAAATGTTCATGAGATCGTAGCGGTATAGGGTGCCGGAACGGCTGCAATTGCGCGACCCGCCGGGCGTCAGGGACGTACAGTGATCGTAGATCGCCCAGGCAAAGGGCATCGGGATGCTGTTGATGATCACGCCGGTCAGCGTG contains:
- a CDS encoding 50S ribosomal protein L25, translating into MAETINLQATKREITGKHVRHLRSEGKIPAVLYGPGFEPLSLTVDWLELRPKLRQAGGSQLINLDVEGDTFNVLVRNVQRRPVRGDVLHLDFYRVRMDVVIRTEIPISLVGEGAALEDAGGAYTHEKTSITVECLPGNLPASIEVNIDDLKEVGDMVTVADLPALPGVTYHADPEEIIVTTSYLTAPEAEEEEAEEGAGRESEPELIRRREEEEEEED
- a CDS encoding ArnT family glycosyltransferase, giving the protein MTYRDALSPTLRRAMLAAILAVGAWLRFQHLGAIEYNVDQAYPVWQAIRTLREGALPLVGQGTSVLFANPPLTGYLYIPVIALFRAPIAAYVFTLILNTFAIWLAYRALERLLGPRAALVGAALFAVNPWIVEDSRRTWVQALAPFFVCLIFWALAPVLTQQTRRPFRLTLIALLAFAIFAHSYLLAYALGAPIAVLLLIFRRRIPWRAVMLGGTVFALLVALYAVGLARQWDDTQRRAEDFAGGGASLSAEALDHALRLVSGWNYAAVRGQDAPAGDAGLRDGLDDIPFVLWTAAVIAGAVMAIRALVRRDATAPPGLPAPQDAALLLLVWFALPVLMMSNVSQRVHPFYLLLTVPAGHGLAAWGVRPLLNRRGPALLVAAAVIGTGAIGGLNAVRFAQDSAAHPGEDVPTLPLAEASHLGNRLRDAWEPGIAVYGDVDPWTPGTLIGEPVRVERIVQHDRAMLIPPAGGLYLGFRADGDMLPVEPLVGERTGDPLVLRDGVQIDLWRATPEDATPDHAADAPSDIGARLVGWSLDGDLAPGAHVTLTLAWRIDSVEPDRGVWAFGPYAHVSDANSAQVVNTGGAVIPGVMWKLDDLMLHRFSFDIPADAQGPLVLDVGLYDSVRGVNAIFETRGPDGSVRYGADVRLEGSN
- a CDS encoding tetratricopeptide repeat protein codes for the protein MTKRHTLLALVLLAVAFSGAGCNFSHNDKVIVVTATPNHLLVPPTGEPTVPYVTPTPHTVPTPTTPPREAVEDAKAALRNGDYETAVTMYEGVLADDTAEDALRSSAAYGLGEAALREGLYQRATLALTKFIREFPDDPRIPHAYFLRGDAYQGIGEWQFSIDDFNTYLGLRPGVIDSYAYERIGDAYLALEQPEQALTTYAKAAEATRALAPLMALRERVAASYLNAGQPTLAVQQYDAILAEANNAAYRASIELQAAQVELANGDIGGAHQRLQRIVRDYPDTYSAYGALQALLDAGLAIDSLQQGRIYFANEDYQAAIQAFNDYTSETGVAPADVLLMLGQAYRAVGNPQAALTTFQTVIDYYPDDTAFGDAWLEQGRTLFQSGDTAGAIQKYSALATQHPDVTQGAEALWRAGYLYGQQGNVDSALATFDILGQMFPGTEWAQDGLIMGATLATGQGDTASASQMYSQLAATATGENQAMGYLWVGRLYQQDGKDDLARQAYQAAAAADPGGYYSVRAEDLLAGREPFAPPADFTLTFDEGTELAAAEDWLRSTFSITQEGTLYTLSDTLKADPRMIRGQELLAVTAYSDAEEELSALREEYNDDPLALYQLAIFFRDENLYRLSIEAAARLITLAEVDTLSVPSAIARLRYPVYYSDLVLPATQEYNLDPLLVFALIRQESLFEGFATSYAAAQGLMQIIPDTGEWIALQLGWPDYQNSDVYRPYINVHFGAYYLSFVLDLVDNEPYAALAGYNGGPSNAVNWLGISGPDLDLFVQTIEYDETQAYVRRIYENYSIYRALYGAGDATQPSG
- a CDS encoding thioredoxin domain-containing protein codes for the protein MANRLQHETSPYLLQHADNPVDWYAWGPEALQAARDQDRPILLSIGYSACHWCHVMAHESFEDPATAAFINQNFVSIKVDREERPDLDDIYMQATLIFNRGQGGWPMTVFLTPDGHPFHAGTYYPPEPRYGMASFKQIMAAVLDAYRNKRRQVEEAARSLSGDLSRGMLEGGAVEPDFLSDQLLDAAALNQIQRADPVHGGLSRGKPKFPNPVNLEYLLRYHHATGNDQALQAVLLTLRKMAQGGLYDQLGGGFHRYSVDEVWLVPHFEKMLYDNALLARVYLHAWQVSGDPALREVVEDTLDWILREMTAPGGGFYSSQDADSEGEEGKFYVWSADELRKALDGVVDNVDALFAYWGVTADGNFEGKNILHVADMLERVAVRHGLSVERMRDDVSAARTVLYTLRKARVHPGRDDKILTAWNGMTLAAFAEAARVLDRDEYREVAHASANFLLGEMVSPDGRLYRTHKGGISHLNGYLEDYAQVIDGLLELYQTTFDTRWFGEAQRLAGVVMEHFRADDGGFYDTSDDHEDLIVRPRNVQDNVIPSGSGLIAYDLLRLTGYTGETRYEDAALAVYRALGGALDEYPSAFGQMLIGLDLWLRRPVEIALIGDPQDMAMSAMLRIVRGKYRPLALVALSPRDAGSSAVPALLRTRTLRDGQPAAYVCENFVCAAPVVSAEALAAQLDGAPTVPRDEGR
- a CDS encoding DinB family protein, whose translation is MNADAFRHFYEYHFTLNRKLWDTHITSLPQKQFTQPVSYSQGSVRNQIVHLMSADDYWFSGLRGVSRPEPLNPADFDDRNTLRAEWDTIEQRMRDYLATVRDDMLFGRPFMDGEDGDLPLWMALLHVVNHGTDHRAQILRLLNDLGLNTGPQDYIFYIYDDL
- a CDS encoding OsmC family protein, with amino-acid sequence MPVRNASAVWQGDLTGGKGSMALGSGAFEGSYSFGTRFEETPGTNPEELIGAAHAGCYSMALAGALARAGFPPERISTTAKVHLTKVESGFKITKIELVTEASVPGIDNLTFQDTANATKSACPVSQALAAVQEITLDAKLV
- a CDS encoding L,D-transpeptidase, which encodes MRLYRLVVPGLIVTLFVVSFFASTLVRDAKAAVDAPGVGATGSVLPAAGSFAGPGITAFQVPIPDAAPRYSGSLPACAGITIDVLSTPECDAAMAAQPYPDVTQIPFDLGVIADEDFIYFDLDEVPLYDAPDGDEIEVLTAGRSAYVNVIQTRGDWAEIRPGRWASLEHAIYAQPSTLTGVIINSIPMPFAWAIYDHCTSLTPGGSRNCSRSGTLYRYDLMNIYATVKVGEWDWHLVGPDQWTNQKNLSIVHPTPPTVFAGKWVGVSTYEQNLVAYSGDYPYMAALVSTGDMDEERWRTDTGTWKVELFWEVGPMEGAAGSDNFYALDQVPYHMYFNWREALHGVYWHDNFGYYWSHGCVNLTVSDAKWLWDNWVNMNTVVYVYDEKLS